The following proteins come from a genomic window of Gordonia westfalica:
- a CDS encoding UDP-N-acetylmuramoyl-L-alanyl-D-glutamate--2,6-diaminopimelate ligase produces MASRGSSGSGSSGSGSSGRGSTGRRKGKKVTGRPHEVAPTAVTVLSTATGARLDLVGGADRETSVQGVTLRAQEVQPGDLFAALPGATTHGARFADQAVAAGATAILTDPAGRAELSRVLPPETAVAVLIHPSPRTVLGSVSSRVYGNPSQRLKLIGITGTSGKTTTSYLVEAALLAAGHSVGLIGTVETRVNGVAQPSSLTTPEAPTLQALLASMLEDGVDVVVMEVSSHALSLGRVDGAHFAIGAFTNLSQDHLDFHQTMRAYFDAKAQLFVPSSPNHAVRAVLCVDDEWGRRMADLARRPGEAAHLQPVTVSTGPTPAHWHAGPSDLAGDGTSHTPFTEPDGDHVLVIPLPGRYNVANGLLAVAVAHAAGVPISTALDAVASVSVPGRLQRVDRGQPFLALVDYAHKPGAVEAVLATLRGQLGEGAGRVAIVLGAGGDRDAGKRPLMGEAAARGAELVIVTDDNPRSEDPAAIRSEVLAGARGVDAADRPAGAEPVREVGDRAAAIAEAIVWAGPGDIVLVAGKGHEAGQEINGVKHPFDDRDVVAQALESSSAPTGSVAAEDDR; encoded by the coding sequence ATGGCGTCACGTGGTTCCTCGGGCAGTGGTTCCTCGGGCAGTGGTTCCTCGGGCAGGGGCTCGACAGGCAGACGTAAGGGCAAGAAGGTCACCGGCCGTCCGCATGAGGTCGCACCGACGGCCGTGACGGTCCTGTCGACGGCCACCGGCGCCCGGCTCGACCTCGTCGGCGGCGCCGACCGCGAGACGAGTGTGCAGGGCGTGACCCTGCGTGCACAGGAGGTACAGCCGGGCGATCTGTTCGCGGCCCTGCCCGGTGCGACCACCCACGGTGCGCGTTTCGCCGACCAGGCCGTCGCCGCGGGTGCGACGGCGATCCTCACCGATCCGGCCGGCCGGGCCGAACTGAGCCGTGTCCTGCCTCCCGAGACGGCCGTCGCGGTACTCATCCACCCGTCGCCGCGGACGGTGCTCGGCAGCGTGAGCTCCCGTGTGTACGGGAACCCGTCGCAGCGACTCAAACTGATCGGGATCACCGGTACGTCGGGCAAGACCACCACGTCGTATCTCGTCGAGGCGGCCCTGCTCGCGGCCGGTCATTCGGTCGGCCTGATCGGGACCGTCGAGACGCGGGTGAACGGCGTCGCCCAGCCCAGCTCGCTCACGACACCGGAGGCTCCGACGCTGCAGGCGCTGCTGGCCTCGATGCTCGAGGACGGCGTCGACGTCGTCGTCATGGAGGTGTCCAGCCACGCACTGTCGCTGGGTCGCGTCGACGGTGCCCACTTCGCGATCGGGGCCTTCACCAACCTGTCGCAGGATCACCTGGACTTCCATCAGACGATGCGCGCGTACTTCGACGCCAAGGCGCAGTTGTTCGTGCCGTCGTCGCCGAACCACGCGGTGCGCGCCGTGCTGTGCGTCGACGACGAGTGGGGCCGGCGGATGGCCGACCTCGCACGCCGGCCCGGCGAGGCGGCGCATCTGCAGCCCGTGACGGTGTCGACCGGTCCGACGCCCGCACACTGGCACGCGGGACCATCGGATCTCGCCGGTGACGGCACCTCGCACACCCCGTTCACCGAGCCCGACGGGGACCACGTCCTCGTCATCCCGCTTCCGGGCCGCTACAACGTGGCCAACGGACTGCTGGCCGTCGCCGTGGCCCATGCCGCGGGTGTGCCGATCTCCACCGCACTCGACGCGGTCGCGTCGGTGAGCGTGCCGGGACGCCTGCAGCGCGTCGACCGCGGACAGCCGTTCCTCGCGCTGGTCGACTACGCGCACAAGCCGGGCGCCGTCGAGGCCGTCCTGGCGACGCTGCGGGGTCAGCTCGGGGAGGGCGCGGGGCGCGTGGCCATCGTGCTCGGCGCCGGCGGAGACCGCGACGCGGGCAAACGCCCGCTGATGGGGGAGGCCGCCGCACGCGGTGCCGAGCTCGTCATCGTCACCGACGACAATCCGCGGTCGGAGGACCCGGCCGCCATCCGGTCCGAGGTCCTCGCGGGTGCTCGCGGCGTCGACGCCGCCGACCGCCCGGCAGGTGCCGAACCGGTACGTGAGGTGGGGGACCGCGCGGCCGCGATCGCCGAGGCGATCGTCTGGGCGGGTCCCGGCGACATCGTGCTCGTCGCCGGCAAGGGACACGAGGCAGGGCAGGAGATCAACGGCGTGAAGCATCCGTTCGACGACCGTGACGTCGTCGCACAAGCGCTGGAATCGTCGAGCGCGCCCACCGGGTCGGTGGCTGCGGAGGATGATCGATGA
- a CDS encoding UDP-N-acetylmuramoyl-tripeptide--D-alanyl-D-alanine ligase, whose product MTEPFVTVIRGDTPVTVDDARLLIRRLAEHAGAMRGSTVEDRPRTWAIIAEVATPEGIPENQRVVEHDLLGRLAVRLAVDKTLCVGDSRSVHALHQGAVMEGSWGDEARIVESVEAAAALVDTDPDWRPAAGDVILLAAANADLDSVVTAWSTNCGWQIRHEADGGPGGERTAP is encoded by the coding sequence ATGACCGAACCGTTCGTCACGGTGATCCGCGGGGATACGCCGGTGACGGTCGACGACGCACGCCTCCTCATCCGCCGGCTCGCCGAACACGCGGGTGCGATGCGGGGCAGCACGGTCGAAGACCGGCCGCGCACCTGGGCGATCATCGCCGAGGTCGCCACGCCCGAGGGAATCCCGGAGAACCAGCGTGTCGTCGAGCACGATCTCCTCGGACGCCTGGCCGTCCGGCTGGCCGTCGACAAGACTCTCTGCGTGGGCGACTCCAGATCGGTGCACGCCCTGCACCAGGGCGCCGTGATGGAGGGTTCCTGGGGCGACGAGGCGCGCATCGTCGAATCGGTCGAGGCGGCCGCGGCGCTCGTCGACACCGACCCCGACTGGCGGCCCGCGGCCGGGGATGTCATCCTCCTCGCGGCCGCGAACGCCGACCTCGATTCGGTGGTCACGGCCTGGAGCACGAACTGCGGATGGCAGATCCGCCACGAGGCCGACGGCGGTCCCGGTGGCGAACGGACCGCACCATGA
- the murD gene encoding UDP-N-acetylmuramoyl-L-alanine--D-glutamate ligase, whose product MADPAGAGTDPLGLTGRTVVIGGAGTAGMSAARYLMTRDVHVVLADDRFASRDADAAGRESAVAAVAGAAELISQGAEAVAIADLLADPSWTADTAVVIVSPGFAPTHDLVARAAAGGVPVWGEVELAWRVDAAGLLGEPRTWLVVTGTNGKTTTTSMLADIVERSGRSGAACGNIGLPVLDAMRATPRVDVLCAELSSFQLHWAPSVTPAAGVVLNVAEDHLDWHGTFDAYALAKAGALRGDIAVVGLDDAVASGLPGAGRRVGFTLNVPRDGQLGVEDGHLVDLAFGAGRLLPADAVHPAGPSGLADALAAAALALAIGVGRDAVEAALTDFRPAAHRGEVVATRDGIRFVDDSKATNPHAAQAAVAAYDRVVLIAGGLLKGASMDGMLTAVGDRLAGVVAIGRDRDLVVEAIARHAPEVPTVTVFTGDDGTVNVHRQGQTEPVLMSTQSSSAEASESDTAIAVMDRAVAEAWELAAASDPAPDAVLLAPAAASLDMFAGYGRRGDAFARAAVDIAGTSASR is encoded by the coding sequence ATGGCTGACCCGGCCGGTGCCGGCACCGATCCGCTGGGGTTGACCGGCCGGACCGTGGTGATCGGCGGGGCGGGTACGGCCGGCATGTCGGCGGCCCGGTACCTGATGACCCGCGACGTCCACGTCGTACTCGCCGACGACCGCTTCGCCTCGCGGGACGCCGACGCCGCCGGCCGGGAGTCGGCGGTCGCCGCCGTGGCCGGGGCCGCCGAGCTGATCTCGCAGGGCGCCGAGGCGGTCGCGATCGCCGATCTGCTCGCCGACCCGTCGTGGACCGCCGACACCGCCGTCGTCATCGTCTCGCCGGGGTTCGCCCCGACGCACGACCTCGTCGCCCGGGCGGCGGCGGGCGGCGTGCCGGTGTGGGGCGAGGTCGAGCTGGCCTGGCGCGTCGACGCCGCGGGCCTGCTCGGCGAGCCGCGCACCTGGCTGGTCGTCACCGGGACCAACGGCAAGACCACGACCACGTCGATGCTCGCCGACATCGTCGAACGCTCGGGCCGTTCCGGTGCGGCCTGCGGCAACATCGGCCTGCCGGTCCTCGACGCCATGCGCGCGACGCCCCGCGTCGACGTCCTGTGCGCCGAGTTGTCGTCGTTTCAGCTGCACTGGGCGCCGTCGGTCACCCCGGCGGCGGGCGTGGTCCTCAACGTCGCCGAGGACCATCTCGACTGGCACGGCACCTTCGACGCCTACGCGCTGGCCAAGGCCGGTGCGCTGCGCGGCGACATCGCGGTAGTCGGTCTCGACGACGCGGTCGCGTCGGGACTGCCGGGCGCGGGACGCCGCGTCGGATTCACCCTGAACGTCCCGCGGGACGGTCAGCTGGGCGTCGAGGATGGCCATCTGGTCGACCTCGCGTTCGGTGCGGGCCGCCTGCTACCAGCCGACGCCGTACACCCGGCCGGACCGTCCGGTCTCGCCGACGCCCTCGCCGCCGCCGCCCTCGCTCTGGCGATCGGGGTCGGGCGCGACGCCGTCGAGGCGGCGCTGACCGACTTCCGTCCGGCCGCACATCGCGGCGAGGTGGTGGCGACCCGCGACGGCATCCGCTTCGTCGACGATTCCAAGGCGACCAACCCCCACGCGGCCCAGGCCGCGGTCGCGGCGTACGACCGGGTGGTGCTGATCGCCGGTGGTCTGCTCAAGGGTGCGTCGATGGACGGGATGCTCACCGCGGTCGGTGATCGGCTCGCCGGCGTCGTCGCCATCGGCCGGGATCGTGACCTGGTCGTCGAAGCGATCGCGCGACACGCCCCAGAAGTCCCAACAGTCACAGTATTCACAGGGGACGATGGCACGGTGAACGTGCATCGCCAGGGTCAGACCGAACCCGTCCTCATGTCGACGCAGTCGTCGTCGGCAGAAGCCTCGGAGTCAGACACCGCCATCGCCGTGATGGATCGGGCGGTCGCCGAGGCCTGGGAGCTCGCCGCTGCGAGCGACCCGGCGCCCGACGCGGTGCTCCTCGCACCCGCCGCGGCCTCGCTGGACATGTTCGCCGGTTACGGCCGGCGCGGTGACGCGTTCGCGCGCGCCGCAGTGGACATCGCCGGCACCTCCGCCTCTCGGTGA
- the ftsW gene encoding putative lipid II flippase FtsW: MSSDKTAVDHNTFDDEGTFDDDVFDDDVSDDMTDEDRDGTDESRSGAVRRKAAERAAALSKPAADVSAAASTAASVTASLPALIVEAVRNLLARPLASYQLVLTMAFLLTTFGLVMVLSASSVEGYSEDGSAYGLFTTQVIFAGLGLVVFYLMLRVPIRLLRRFAAPSMAITILLLGLVLIPGIGVLSQGARRWFIIAGVSVQPSELVKVALCLWGAHLLASRRRDNASIKELLIPLVPVAMLVCVLIILEPNLSTTITIAIIVGAMLWFAGLPIKVFSAFAVSGVVLAVILALAEGYRSQRVMSFLGGIDDPQGAGYQARQATYALANGGVFGVGLGQSSAKWNYLPNAHNDFIFAIIGEELGLLGGLLVVFLFVLLGYIGFRIAHRSTDPFLRLMTATITVLILAQAFINIGYVIGLLPVTGIQLPLISAGGTSTLTVLAMLGLLANAARHEPEAVAALTTGTPGRLARVLRLQPPVAYRQSRAETLRDRLDQRRSSGGRGTGRSAAPGRAAATGRTGASNRRGRPAEPAPSRGRFTMPWKRTKAPEPAPARGASARRTAAGGRTRPAPSTRVGVDYRGGYPGAGTARRSASPGWRAGAHQPRTPRSADPGRDRPTYGRAGRR, from the coding sequence GTGAGCAGCGACAAGACCGCGGTCGACCACAACACCTTCGACGACGAGGGCACGTTCGACGATGATGTATTCGACGACGATGTGTCCGACGACATGACGGACGAGGACCGGGACGGCACGGACGAGAGCAGGTCCGGCGCCGTACGGCGGAAGGCGGCGGAACGCGCGGCCGCGCTGTCGAAGCCGGCCGCGGACGTCTCCGCGGCGGCCTCGACCGCCGCATCGGTGACCGCCTCGCTCCCGGCGTTGATCGTCGAAGCCGTCCGCAACCTGCTGGCGCGGCCGCTGGCGTCGTATCAGCTGGTCCTCACGATGGCCTTCCTGCTCACCACCTTCGGGCTGGTGATGGTGTTGTCGGCGTCGTCGGTGGAGGGGTATTCCGAGGACGGCTCGGCCTACGGACTGTTCACGACGCAGGTCATCTTCGCCGGACTCGGTCTCGTCGTCTTCTACCTGATGCTGCGCGTCCCCATCCGGCTGCTCCGGCGCTTCGCCGCGCCGTCGATGGCGATCACCATCCTGCTGCTCGGCCTGGTGCTCATCCCCGGCATCGGCGTGCTCAGCCAGGGTGCGCGGCGCTGGTTCATCATCGCGGGTGTGTCGGTGCAGCCCTCGGAGCTGGTGAAGGTGGCGCTCTGTCTCTGGGGCGCGCATCTGTTGGCGTCGCGGCGCCGTGACAACGCGTCGATCAAGGAACTCCTGATCCCGCTGGTCCCGGTCGCGATGCTGGTCTGCGTGCTGATCATCCTCGAGCCGAACCTCTCCACGACGATCACCATCGCAATCATCGTCGGCGCGATGCTCTGGTTCGCGGGCCTGCCGATCAAGGTCTTCTCCGCGTTCGCCGTGTCCGGCGTGGTCCTCGCGGTGATCCTCGCGCTCGCCGAGGGCTACCGGTCGCAGCGCGTGATGAGCTTCCTCGGCGGCATCGACGACCCGCAGGGTGCCGGTTATCAGGCGCGCCAGGCGACGTATGCACTGGCCAACGGTGGTGTGTTCGGTGTGGGCCTCGGCCAGTCCAGCGCCAAGTGGAACTATCTGCCCAACGCGCACAACGACTTCATCTTCGCCATCATCGGTGAGGAACTCGGCCTCCTCGGCGGCTTGTTGGTGGTCTTCCTGTTCGTGCTGCTGGGATACATCGGGTTCCGCATCGCGCACCGGTCCACCGACCCGTTCCTGCGTCTCATGACCGCGACCATCACCGTGCTGATCCTCGCCCAGGCGTTCATCAACATCGGCTACGTGATCGGGCTGCTGCCGGTCACCGGTATCCAGCTGCCGCTCATCTCGGCCGGCGGTACCTCGACGCTGACGGTGCTCGCGATGCTCGGCCTCCTGGCCAACGCCGCACGACACGAACCCGAGGCGGTCGCGGCGCTCACCACCGGGACGCCGGGACGGCTCGCGCGCGTGCTGCGCCTCCAGCCGCCGGTGGCCTATCGGCAGTCGCGGGCGGAGACCCTGCGTGATCGCCTCGACCAGCGACGGTCGTCGGGCGGCCGCGGTACCGGCCGCTCCGCCGCACCGGGACGGGCGGCGGCCACCGGGCGGACCGGAGCGTCGAACCGGCGTGGTCGACCGGCCGAGCCGGCCCCGAGCCGGGGTCGCTTCACGATGCCGTGGAAACGGACAAAGGCCCCCGAACCGGCGCCCGCACGGGGTGCGTCCGCACGGCGCACCGCAGCGGGCGGACGCACCCGACCTGCGCCGTCGACACGAGTGGGCGTCGACTACCGTGGCGGGTATCCCGGCGCCGGCACTGCACGTCGCTCGGCGTCACCGGGATGGCGGGCGGGCGCGCATCAGCCGCGTACGCCGCGGTCCGCCGACCCCGGGCGCGATCGGCCGACATACGGCCGCGCGGGACGCCGCTGA
- the mraY gene encoding phospho-N-acetylmuramoyl-pentapeptide-transferase, whose translation MTQILLAGAIAIAVSILLTPVLIKVFSRQGFGQEIRVEGPKSHQTKRGTPSMGGVAILAALWAGYFGSHLVGLFTDGGNGPTASGLLVLGLATALGIVGFLDDIIKIRKHRNLGLNKTAKSIGQFIAAILFGILVLQFRNDYGLTPASTHLSYVRDINAIGLGAVVFVIFCWLVVAAWSNAVNFTDGLDGLAAGSMAMVLGSYVLVTFFQFVNACAGGAKPPSDIPTGCYQVRDPLDLAIIAVAGGGACLGFLWWNAAPAKIFMGDTGSLALGGMLAGLSITTRTELLAVVIGALFVAEIMSVVIQIAFFRTTGRRVFRMAPFHHHFELGGWAETTVIIRFWLLTAIACALGLSLFYGEFLTANG comes from the coding sequence GTGACTCAGATCCTCCTCGCAGGTGCGATCGCGATCGCGGTGTCGATCCTGCTGACCCCCGTGCTCATCAAGGTGTTCTCCCGTCAGGGATTCGGCCAGGAGATCCGGGTCGAGGGCCCCAAGAGCCATCAGACCAAGCGCGGCACGCCGTCGATGGGCGGCGTCGCGATCCTCGCCGCACTGTGGGCGGGCTACTTCGGTTCTCATCTGGTCGGCCTGTTCACCGACGGCGGCAACGGTCCCACCGCGTCGGGCCTGCTCGTGCTCGGCCTCGCGACCGCGCTGGGCATCGTCGGCTTCCTCGACGACATCATCAAGATCCGCAAGCACCGCAACCTGGGACTGAACAAGACCGCCAAGTCGATCGGGCAGTTCATCGCCGCGATCCTGTTCGGCATCCTCGTGCTGCAGTTCCGCAACGACTACGGCCTCACCCCGGCCAGCACCCACCTCAGCTATGTTCGCGACATCAACGCCATCGGCCTCGGCGCGGTGGTCTTCGTGATCTTCTGCTGGCTGGTGGTCGCCGCCTGGTCCAACGCGGTGAACTTCACCGACGGACTCGACGGCCTGGCCGCCGGGTCGATGGCGATGGTCCTCGGGTCCTACGTCCTCGTGACGTTCTTCCAGTTCGTCAACGCCTGTGCCGGCGGTGCCAAGCCGCCCAGCGACATCCCTACGGGGTGCTACCAGGTCCGCGACCCCCTCGACCTCGCGATCATCGCGGTGGCCGGCGGCGGCGCATGCCTCGGCTTCCTGTGGTGGAACGCCGCACCCGCCAAGATCTTCATGGGCGACACCGGATCGCTGGCGCTCGGCGGCATGCTCGCCGGCCTGTCCATCACGACCCGCACCGAACTCCTCGCGGTCGTCATCGGCGCGCTGTTCGTCGCCGAGATCATGTCGGTGGTCATCCAGATCGCCTTCTTCCGCACCACGGGCCGGCGCGTCTTCCGAATGGCGCCGTTCCACCACCACTTCGAACTGGGCGGGTGGGCCGAGACCACGGTGATCATCAGATTCTGGTTACTGACGGCCATAGCCTGTGCACTGGGCCTGTCGCTGTTCTACGGCGAGTTCCTCACCGCCAATGGCTGA
- the murG gene encoding undecaprenyldiphospho-muramoylpentapeptide beta-N-acetylglucosaminyltransferase: MSSGAAQSDTTGGPGGRPLSVVVAGGGTAGHIEPALAVADAITRIDPTARVTALGTNRGLEVNLVPERGYDLRLIPPVPLPRKPGMDLAKTPGRLVSSVAATRKVLADVDADVVIGFGGYVSVPAYLAAQLHMRGRNRIPIVIHEANASAGIANKVGARFADRVLAAVDGSGLDATVVGMPVRGVLTELDRPALRAKARHYFGLDEDAPTLLVFGGSQGAQRLNESVSGAAEALGKAGIGVLHAYGPKNSIDPVVVDGAPPYRGVGYLKRMDLAYAAADLVMCRSGAMTVAEVSATGLPAIYVPLPHGNGEQRLNALPVVEAGGGLIIEDAAVNPEWVAREVPALLQDAERLQKMSAAAAGTGHRDAAAAVADAALELARGFRAGRGPSRKAFRSRRSAGEQ; the protein is encoded by the coding sequence GTGAGTTCGGGTGCAGCACAATCTGATACGACCGGAGGCCCGGGTGGGCGGCCGTTGTCGGTGGTCGTCGCCGGCGGCGGGACCGCCGGACACATCGAACCCGCGCTCGCCGTGGCCGACGCGATCACCCGCATCGACCCGACGGCCCGCGTCACCGCACTCGGGACCAACCGCGGACTCGAGGTCAACCTGGTCCCCGAGCGGGGTTACGACCTCCGCCTGATCCCGCCGGTCCCGCTGCCGCGCAAACCCGGGATGGATCTGGCCAAGACCCCCGGCCGCCTTGTGTCCTCGGTCGCCGCGACCCGCAAGGTGCTCGCCGACGTGGATGCCGACGTCGTCATCGGCTTCGGCGGCTACGTGTCGGTGCCCGCCTACCTGGCCGCGCAGCTGCACATGCGCGGACGCAACCGCATCCCGATCGTCATCCATGAGGCGAACGCCTCGGCGGGCATCGCCAACAAGGTGGGCGCACGGTTCGCCGACCGTGTGCTGGCCGCCGTCGACGGTTCGGGCCTGGACGCGACGGTCGTCGGCATGCCTGTCCGCGGTGTGCTCACCGAACTCGACCGTCCGGCCCTGCGCGCCAAGGCGCGGCACTACTTCGGGCTCGACGAGGACGCGCCCACGCTGCTGGTCTTCGGCGGTTCCCAAGGCGCGCAACGACTCAACGAGTCCGTCTCGGGAGCGGCCGAGGCGCTCGGGAAAGCGGGTATCGGCGTTCTGCACGCCTACGGACCCAAGAACTCGATCGATCCGGTCGTCGTCGACGGCGCGCCGCCGTACCGCGGCGTCGGCTACCTCAAGCGGATGGATCTCGCCTATGCCGCAGCAGATCTGGTGATGTGCCGGTCCGGCGCGATGACCGTAGCCGAGGTGTCGGCGACCGGTCTGCCCGCCATCTACGTGCCGCTGCCGCACGGCAACGGCGAACAACGGCTCAACGCGCTGCCGGTGGTCGAGGCCGGCGGCGGACTCATCATCGAGGACGCGGCGGTGAACCCGGAGTGGGTGGCACGCGAGGTGCCGGCCCTGCTGCAGGACGCGGAACGGTTGCAGAAGATGTCGGCGGCCGCCGCCGGCACGGGTCATCGCGATGCCGCCGCGGCCGTCGCCGACGCCGCGCTCGAACTCGCACGCGGGTTCCGTGCGGGTCGGGGCCCGTCGCGGAAGGCGTTTCGTTCCCGACGATCGGCCGGCGAACAGTGA